One window of Chryseobacterium culicis genomic DNA carries:
- a CDS encoding LytR/AlgR family response regulator transcription factor has translation MIKCVILDDELLAISYLKLLCEQIDNVEVVKAFNDPKIFLNEIDSLDCNLCILDIEMPGMTGLQVAEIISGSKKIIFTTAYKEYAAEAFDLNVVDYVRKPIKKERLIQAFEKAKELVENAPKKTFIEWNTNIGKTVIFTEQISYIKTSEIDSRDKDIILSDGTTIVLKNLNFKNLLEMLPAKDFAQVNKKEIIALSSIKVFSTNEIITTIPTEDHTFLKLQIGDAYKNSLMELFGK, from the coding sequence ATGATAAAATGCGTTATTCTGGATGATGAATTACTGGCGATCAGCTATTTAAAACTTCTATGCGAGCAAATCGACAATGTAGAAGTGGTAAAAGCATTCAATGATCCTAAAATTTTCCTGAACGAAATCGACAGCCTCGACTGCAATTTGTGTATTCTGGATATCGAGATGCCTGGAATGACAGGACTTCAGGTAGCTGAGATTATTTCAGGTTCAAAAAAGATCATCTTTACAACCGCTTATAAAGAATATGCAGCCGAAGCTTTCGACCTGAATGTGGTGGATTATGTAAGAAAACCGATCAAAAAAGAGAGACTGATTCAGGCCTTCGAAAAAGCTAAAGAACTGGTGGAAAATGCACCTAAAAAAACTTTCATCGAATGGAATACCAATATCGGGAAAACGGTTATATTCACAGAGCAGATTTCTTATATCAAAACCTCTGAGATAGACAGCAGAGATAAAGATATTATCCTCAGCGACGGCACTACGATCGTATTAAAAAACCTGAATTTTAAAAACCTCCTGGAAATGCTTCCTGCAAAAGACTTCGCTCAGGTCAACAAAAAAGAGATCATTGCACTGTCTTCTATTAAAGTATTTTCAACCAACGAAATTATTACCACCATTCCTACGGAAGATCATACTTTTCTGAAACTCCAGATTGGAGATGCTTATAAAAACTCATTGATGGAACTCTTCGGAAAATAG
- a CDS encoding histidine kinase — MEGNYYMIHDYLIFFGVFAIFLFLTTSIYLFSQNQKLKQRNTKLSETNKLIEQRLNEVRLEHIGTKLNPHLFKNILNSVQSHAYQTYMSLDKLANVLDYILYESNNKYVSPKEELNFALSLIEINKIKINPLFDFRIKSRINKSDALYEEKVFAPLISVDLIENAFKHTDFLAQDSFISIYMELENGMFTMKVSNKASLKNILEKEKSGFGSQSFDQRLKMIYSTYYQLEKSSKNGIFTAELKINLGEFYDKMRYSG, encoded by the coding sequence ATGGAAGGCAATTACTACATGATTCATGATTATCTGATATTCTTCGGAGTTTTTGCCATTTTCCTTTTTCTTACCACCAGTATTTATCTCTTCAGCCAGAATCAGAAACTGAAACAGAGAAATACCAAACTATCGGAAACCAACAAACTTATTGAACAGCGTCTGAATGAAGTACGTTTGGAACACATCGGAACAAAGCTGAACCCGCATTTGTTTAAAAACATTCTCAATTCCGTACAGTCTCATGCCTATCAGACCTATATGTCACTGGATAAGCTGGCGAATGTACTGGATTATATTTTATATGAAAGCAACAATAAGTACGTCAGCCCGAAAGAAGAGCTGAACTTTGCGTTAAGCCTTATTGAGATCAACAAAATCAAGATCAATCCCCTTTTTGATTTCAGAATCAAATCAAGAATTAATAAATCGGATGCTCTGTATGAAGAAAAGGTATTTGCTCCGCTGATCTCTGTAGATCTTATTGAAAATGCTTTCAAACATACGGATTTCCTGGCTCAGGATTCTTTTATTTCCATCTATATGGAGCTTGAGAATGGTATGTTCACCATGAAAGTCAGCAACAAAGCCTCACTAAAAAATATTCTTGAAAAAGAAAAAAGCGGATTCGGAAGCCAGTCTTTTGATCAGAGACTTAAAATGATCTACAGCACTTATTACCAGCTGGAAAAAAGTTCAAAAAACGGAATCTTTACTGCAGAATTAAAAATCAATTTAGGAGAATTCTATGATAAAATGCGTTATTCTGGATGA
- a CDS encoding DUF4258 domain-containing protein, giving the protein MKKLKFYAIGFVPGLLLVFFILNKKGASCSGYLPNSRVIAESLSKEFKYSEEAKNAMTAYKIDEKFIKDSIITNGKVDFDRSHAQKKPCPNYLIIYPEKNPSYEITFEKCEETVTVNGLKKLK; this is encoded by the coding sequence ATGAAAAAACTGAAATTTTATGCAATAGGCTTCGTTCCGGGGCTTTTACTCGTATTTTTTATTTTAAACAAAAAAGGCGCAAGCTGCAGCGGTTATTTACCCAACAGCCGTGTGATTGCTGAAAGTCTTTCCAAGGAATTCAAATATTCTGAAGAAGCTAAAAATGCAATGACTGCCTACAAGATTGATGAGAAATTTATAAAAGACAGCATCATTACCAACGGAAAAGTAGATTTTGACCGCAGCCATGCACAAAAAAAACCATGTCCGAATTATCTGATCATCTATCCTGAAAAAAATCCGTCTTACGAGATCACTTTTGAAAAATGTGAAGAAACCGTAACGGTAAACGGTCTTAAGAAACTTAAATAG
- a CDS encoding alanine dehydrogenase, whose protein sequence is MSTNIFTPFTEEELMPKEEKLDVIKKGKQFSIGIPKETCLNERRTCITPDAVQVLVEHGHEIIIEAGAGQGSFFTDLQYSESGAKITNDPKEAFGQDLILKVNPPTEDEIEYMKPNTYLVSALQINLRDKDYFLKLAEKKINAIAFEFIVDEYKQLALVRLVGEIAGTVSILYASELLALSNGLMLGGITGVRPAEVVILGAGIVGEFATKAAIGLGASVKVFDNSLSKLRRLHTIVDSRVPTSIIDPKELSKSLRRADVVIGALPRLNMTPIVTEDMVMKMKKGSVIIDITIDNGKVIETSELTTMEDPYIIKHGVIHCGLPNLTSRMPRTTTKAISNFFLSYILNYDEEGGFENMLIRKNEMKQSLYMYKGRHTKKIICDRFGLTYHDINLLIF, encoded by the coding sequence ATGAGTACAAATATTTTTACTCCTTTCACAGAAGAAGAATTAATGCCGAAAGAGGAAAAATTGGATGTTATAAAAAAAGGAAAACAGTTCAGTATTGGTATTCCTAAAGAGACCTGTCTCAACGAAAGGAGAACCTGCATCACCCCGGACGCCGTACAGGTGTTGGTAGAGCACGGCCATGAAATCATTATAGAAGCAGGGGCCGGACAAGGTTCATTTTTTACAGATTTACAGTATTCCGAATCTGGGGCGAAGATCACCAATGATCCTAAAGAAGCCTTCGGACAGGATCTTATCCTGAAGGTGAATCCTCCTACAGAAGATGAAATTGAGTACATGAAACCGAATACATATCTTGTTTCTGCACTTCAGATCAATCTCCGAGACAAGGATTATTTCTTAAAACTTGCAGAGAAAAAAATAAATGCCATCGCTTTTGAATTTATCGTTGATGAATATAAGCAGCTGGCTTTGGTAAGATTAGTAGGCGAAATTGCAGGAACTGTTTCTATTTTATATGCTTCGGAATTATTGGCCTTATCAAACGGGTTAATGCTTGGAGGAATTACAGGAGTAAGGCCTGCTGAAGTCGTAATCCTGGGAGCTGGTATTGTAGGTGAATTTGCTACAAAAGCAGCCATTGGTTTAGGAGCCAGCGTAAAGGTTTTTGACAACTCTTTATCAAAACTGAGAAGACTTCATACGATTGTTGACAGCCGTGTTCCTACTTCCATTATAGATCCTAAAGAACTCAGCAAAAGCTTAAGACGTGCTGATGTAGTGATTGGAGCGTTACCAAGATTAAATATGACTCCTATCGTTACCGAAGATATGGTCATGAAAATGAAAAAAGGCAGTGTCATTATTGACATCACCATAGACAATGGTAAAGTTATTGAGACTTCAGAACTTACTACCATGGAAGATCCTTACATTATCAAACACGGTGTTATCCACTGCGGACTTCCCAACCTTACTTCAAGAATGCCGAGAACCACGACTAAAGCGATCTCGAATTTCTTCCTTTCCTATATTTTAAATTATGACGAAGAGGGCGGCTTTGAAAATATGCTGATCCGCAAAAACGAAATGAAGCAGAGCTTATATATGTACAAAGGAAGACATACCAAGAAAATCATCTGCGACCGTTTCGGACTTACGTACCACGATATCAATCTTTTAATTTTCTAA
- the tsaE gene encoding tRNA (adenosine(37)-N6)-threonylcarbamoyltransferase complex ATPase subunit type 1 TsaE — translation MQFTINTIEDWQEVVDSIIPQLKHNILLLKGNLGAGKTTFTQFLLKNMGSKDEVNSPTYSIVNEYNTEKGKVYHFDLYRLKNIEEVYDIGIEEYLDNSFLCIIEWPEVYEEELYGLNYHAMSIVNTGEKREISFD, via the coding sequence ATGCAGTTCACTATAAATACAATCGAAGACTGGCAGGAAGTTGTTGACAGCATCATTCCTCAATTAAAACATAATATTCTTTTATTAAAAGGAAATCTGGGAGCAGGCAAAACCACTTTCACACAATTTCTGCTTAAAAACATGGGCAGCAAAGATGAAGTAAACTCTCCCACTTACTCTATTGTGAATGAATACAATACCGAAAAAGGAAAAGTATACCATTTTGATCTTTACCGCTTGAAAAACATTGAAGAAGTGTATGATATCGGAATTGAAGAATACCTGGACAATTCTTTTTTATGCATCATCGAATGGCCGGAAGTCTATGAAGAGGAGCTTTACGGCCTTAACTACCACGCAATGAGTATTGTGAATACAGGTGAAAAAAGAGAAATTTCATTCGATTAA
- the dnaG gene encoding DNA primase, whose product MISKQTIDKIFSTIRVEEIVGEYVQLKRAGSNFKGLSPFHEEKSPSFVVSPSKQIWKDFSTGKGGTAISFLMEIENFTYPEALRHAAKKYGIEIEEDQREISEEAKNAQTEKDLLYKIHEVANTYFQEILWDDHEGRSIGLSYFKERELKDDIIKKFQLGYSPEKKNAFTAYALEKGYTKEILERSGLSIFPENTPAGVDRFRERVIFPIHSFSGRVLGFGARILKNNVKTAKYLNSPETEIYHKSNVLYGLNQSKQAISRKNGCLLVEGYMDVISLHMSGIENVVASSGTSLTTEQIKLIKRLTENVTILFDGDNAGIKASFRSIDMLLTEGMNIRVLLFPDGDDPDSFARKHPQEYVEKYIENEAMDFIDFKAEILLKDIGNDPIKKAEAIRDIVKSVSFVQNALKREVYLKEVSNKFGLSEQSLFNELDVQKQITQNQTHHVQQQQKEKTAAPKMEVVPLDQEKEDPFLYDVLFMENKLVEHMLAFGDIILKRRNEQGEEYQVTVIEEILHHFEEEQYVFLVKGNEIIITQVREGIQKDELRSGNFFVSFMDEEITTKVVDALIPLDELENWASRNIYPPNYGDKVADQIKGDILLHKYRYIDYLIKETAKELDQYSSTNEVKYYELIKKITLLKQASIRLSNIIEYSPIKGIYVDRNR is encoded by the coding sequence ATGATTTCCAAACAGACCATTGATAAGATATTCTCCACAATCCGCGTTGAAGAGATTGTGGGTGAATATGTGCAGTTGAAAAGAGCAGGGTCTAACTTTAAAGGACTCAGTCCGTTTCATGAAGAAAAGTCTCCAAGTTTTGTTGTGTCACCAAGCAAGCAGATCTGGAAAGATTTCTCAACAGGAAAAGGAGGAACTGCCATCTCTTTCCTTATGGAAATTGAGAACTTTACCTATCCTGAAGCACTTCGCCACGCTGCCAAGAAATACGGAATTGAAATTGAGGAAGATCAGCGTGAAATTTCTGAAGAAGCAAAAAATGCACAGACCGAAAAAGATCTGTTGTATAAGATTCATGAAGTTGCCAATACCTATTTTCAGGAGATTCTTTGGGATGATCATGAAGGGAGAAGTATAGGTCTTTCTTATTTTAAAGAAAGAGAGCTTAAGGACGATATTATCAAAAAATTCCAGCTGGGATATTCTCCGGAGAAAAAGAATGCTTTCACAGCATATGCACTGGAAAAAGGATATACGAAAGAAATTCTTGAAAGGTCAGGACTTTCTATTTTTCCTGAAAATACCCCTGCAGGGGTAGACCGTTTCAGGGAAAGGGTTATTTTCCCGATACATAGTTTTTCAGGAAGGGTTTTAGGTTTTGGAGCAAGGATTCTTAAGAATAATGTTAAAACGGCAAAATACCTCAACTCGCCGGAAACGGAGATCTATCATAAATCTAATGTTCTTTACGGATTAAACCAGAGTAAACAGGCCATTTCAAGAAAGAATGGCTGTCTTTTGGTGGAAGGATATATGGATGTGATTTCACTTCACATGTCCGGAATTGAAAATGTGGTGGCAAGTTCAGGAACGTCTTTGACTACTGAGCAGATCAAACTGATTAAGAGGCTTACCGAAAACGTAACCATTCTTTTTGATGGTGATAATGCTGGTATCAAAGCCAGTTTCCGAAGTATTGATATGCTTTTGACTGAAGGAATGAATATCCGTGTTTTACTTTTCCCTGATGGAGATGACCCGGATTCTTTTGCCAGAAAACATCCGCAGGAATATGTTGAAAAATATATTGAAAATGAAGCGATGGATTTCATCGACTTTAAAGCGGAAATTCTTTTAAAGGATATCGGAAATGATCCTATAAAAAAGGCTGAAGCCATCAGAGATATTGTAAAATCTGTTTCTTTTGTACAGAATGCCCTGAAAAGAGAGGTTTACCTTAAAGAGGTTTCCAACAAATTCGGACTTTCGGAGCAGAGTCTTTTCAATGAACTGGATGTTCAGAAGCAGATTACGCAGAATCAGACGCATCATGTACAGCAACAGCAGAAGGAGAAAACAGCAGCTCCAAAGATGGAGGTTGTTCCTTTAGATCAGGAAAAAGAAGATCCTTTTCTGTATGATGTATTGTTCATGGAGAATAAACTTGTTGAACACATGCTGGCATTTGGAGATATTATTCTGAAACGTAGAAATGAACAAGGTGAAGAATATCAGGTTACAGTAATTGAGGAAATCCTTCATCATTTTGAAGAAGAGCAGTATGTATTTTTAGTCAAAGGCAATGAAATCATCATCACTCAGGTGAGAGAAGGAATTCAAAAAGATGAGCTGAGAAGTGGAAACTTTTTTGTATCTTTTATGGATGAAGAGATTACCACGAAGGTTGTAGATGCTTTAATTCCGTTGGATGAGCTCGAAAACTGGGCTTCCAGAAATATTTATCCTCCTAATTACGGGGATAAGGTGGCAGATCAGATCAAAGGAGATATTCTATTGCATAAATACAGATATATTGATTATTTAATCAAAGAAACTGCTAAGGAGCTTGATCAGTACAGCAGTACAAATGAAGTAAAGTATTATGAGCTGATTAAAAAAATTACATTACTGAAACAGGCTTCCATTCGGTTGAGTAATATCATTGAGTATTCCCCTATCAAAGGAATTTATGTAGATCGAAATAGATAA
- the clpP gene encoding ATP-dependent Clp endopeptidase proteolytic subunit ClpP: MDIKKEFRDFSVKHLGNNGLVTDQYMGMYGPTNLTPYIMEERRLNVAQMDVFSRLMMDRIIFLGTGIDDQVANIVTAQLLFLESADPSKDIQIYINSPGGSVYAGLGIYDTMQIIKPDVATICTGMAASMGAVLLVAGEKGKRSALKHSRVMIHQPSGGAQGVASDMEINLREMLKLKQELYEIIGHHSGQTYEWVEKSSDRDYWMTSEEAKGYGMVDEVLQRAVEKK; this comes from the coding sequence ATGGACATTAAAAAAGAATTCAGAGATTTCTCTGTAAAACATTTAGGAAACAACGGTTTGGTTACCGATCAGTATATGGGAATGTATGGCCCAACGAATCTTACTCCGTACATCATGGAAGAAAGAAGATTAAATGTTGCTCAAATGGACGTTTTCTCCCGTTTGATGATGGACAGAATTATCTTCCTTGGAACAGGGATTGATGATCAGGTAGCAAACATCGTTACAGCACAGCTTTTATTCTTAGAAAGTGCAGATCCTTCAAAAGATATTCAAATCTACATCAACTCTCCTGGCGGTAGCGTATATGCAGGTTTAGGTATTTATGACACCATGCAGATCATTAAACCGGATGTAGCAACAATTTGTACAGGGATGGCCGCTTCAATGGGAGCTGTATTATTGGTTGCCGGAGAAAAAGGAAAACGTTCTGCGCTTAAGCACTCAAGAGTAATGATTCACCAGCCTTCAGGAGGTGCTCAGGGAGTTGCTTCTGATATGGAGATCAACTTAAGAGAGATGTTGAAATTGAAACAGGAACTTTATGAAATCATTGGCCATCACTCAGGACAAACGTATGAGTGGGTTGAAAAATCTTCTGACAGAGATTACTGGATGACTTCTGAAGAAGCTAAAGGCTACGGAATGGTAGATGAGGTTCTACAAAGAGCTGTAGAGAAAAAATAA
- a CDS encoding T9SS type A sorting domain-containing protein translates to MQLLSAQFTENDIKFWVGTGSKKAYFIADFNDSSTPNSYAWGYRFDGNDLLMEDLINAIVAAEPQMNVDIPTGYLSILNYNHHTSTIDDSWITWSGSSASGMTWNNGVGYTPLVDGKWYGVSYGLDHYDIPPSPPVPAYSSSWFTPSQVTHWVGTGNNKSLIVIDFGTDNANGNANSFVFGIKYNGSITAEQALQLVQTQISYFNFTSANNQISNLSLNSFTGNTSGSDSWKLYKGKDLSSWQMKASLSQVQLNNNDWLGLSFGQRRPFTPTEAQLTLGTSSVTKKKFGIYPNPASDFIQVETDEKLQEVNIYSATGQKVKTSQVAKINIQALQTGVYFVEIKTNDSSTLHKIIKK, encoded by the coding sequence ATGCAGCTCTTGTCGGCCCAATTTACAGAAAACGACATTAAATTTTGGGTAGGAACCGGTTCTAAAAAGGCCTATTTCATTGCAGATTTTAATGACAGCAGTACTCCTAATTCTTATGCATGGGGATACCGTTTTGATGGCAATGATTTATTGATGGAAGATCTTATCAATGCAATTGTGGCAGCAGAACCCCAAATGAACGTTGATATTCCCACAGGATATCTTTCTATTCTGAATTATAACCATCATACATCCACCATTGACGACAGCTGGATAACATGGTCCGGATCCAGCGCATCCGGCATGACATGGAACAATGGTGTAGGCTATACTCCTTTAGTGGACGGAAAATGGTATGGAGTTTCATATGGTCTTGATCATTATGACATCCCTCCTTCTCCCCCCGTTCCGGCTTATAGTTCGTCATGGTTTACTCCCTCTCAGGTTACTCATTGGGTGGGAACCGGAAATAATAAAAGCCTCATAGTCATTGATTTTGGGACAGACAATGCCAATGGAAATGCCAATTCTTTTGTTTTTGGAATTAAATATAATGGAAGTATAACTGCAGAGCAGGCTCTACAGCTGGTTCAGACTCAGATTTCCTATTTTAATTTTACATCAGCGAACAATCAGATTTCTAACTTATCATTAAATTCATTTACCGGGAATACTTCCGGATCAGACAGCTGGAAATTGTATAAAGGAAAAGATTTATCAAGCTGGCAAATGAAAGCAAGTCTTTCTCAGGTTCAGCTGAACAATAACGATTGGTTGGGATTAAGCTTCGGACAAAGAAGACCATTTACTCCAACTGAAGCACAACTGACATTAGGTACTTCATCAGTTACAAAGAAAAAATTCGGTATTTATCCCAATCCGGCAAGTGATTTTATTCAGGTTGAAACTGATGAGAAACTGCAAGAAGTGAATATTTATTCTGCTACAGGACAGAAAGTAAAGACTTCCCAGGTGGCAAAGATTAATATTCAAGCCTTGCAGACAGGAGTTTATTTTGTTGAGATTAAAACAAATGATAGTTCTACACTCCATAAAATTATTAAGAAATAG
- a CDS encoding esterase-like activity of phytase family protein yields the protein MKKLLWSVGVLAVLASCKSDDDTTIINQDINYSKLPQEFPFTKLATINGVDVINGGFGSGAAAHPTRKGEFYVITDRGPNTDFQNGKKFLAPNFTPTIMHFKINADGNVEVIKYIKLKNPSGQPITGLPNPVGMGSTGEIAYDASGNVLGTDQYGLDSESIVAASDGTFWVSDEYGPHIVHYSADGMEMERISPIGVNTGPRKLPAVLAKRRANRGMEGLCITPDGRTLVGTIQSMMLVPSKALATNTTLTRIVTFDIITGQTKQFLYKQDGGASDSVCDITALSNNEFLVIERDGNFGSQGGIKKVYRINLSNATDVNGPDITAVDGMKVNGKALEQCSWDEITNAGIKAVTKTLAVDLVAKLGYEHDKFEGIVYLGNNKLAVFNDDDFGVVDNGSGNPKAKILPKTGKVDKGTMYVVDIQ from the coding sequence ATGAAAAAATTACTATGGTCTGTTGGAGTACTGGCAGTATTGGCCTCATGTAAAAGTGATGATGACACAACAATCATTAATCAGGATATTAATTATTCCAAACTCCCTCAGGAATTTCCATTTACAAAACTGGCTACGATTAACGGAGTGGATGTTATCAACGGCGGATTTGGTTCCGGAGCAGCAGCTCACCCTACAAGAAAAGGTGAATTTTATGTCATTACAGACAGAGGGCCAAATACCGACTTCCAGAATGGGAAAAAGTTCTTAGCTCCTAACTTTACGCCAACGATTATGCATTTTAAAATTAATGCTGACGGGAATGTAGAGGTTATCAAATATATTAAGCTTAAAAATCCCTCAGGACAGCCAATTACAGGTCTTCCAAATCCTGTAGGAATGGGAAGTACAGGAGAAATCGCTTACGATGCTTCCGGAAATGTCTTAGGTACTGATCAGTACGGCCTTGACAGCGAAAGTATTGTTGCAGCTTCTGACGGCACATTCTGGGTTTCTGACGAATATGGCCCACACATCGTACATTATAGTGCTGACGGGATGGAGATGGAAAGAATAAGCCCGATTGGTGTAAATACAGGACCCAGAAAACTGCCTGCCGTTTTAGCCAAAAGAAGAGCCAACAGAGGGATGGAAGGACTATGCATTACTCCGGACGGAAGAACGCTTGTAGGAACCATACAGTCGATGATGTTGGTACCAAGCAAGGCATTGGCAACCAATACTACTTTAACGAGAATTGTCACATTTGATATTATTACAGGGCAGACCAAACAGTTTTTATATAAACAGGATGGAGGTGCTTCGGATTCGGTTTGCGATATTACGGCGTTAAGTAACAACGAATTTTTAGTGATCGAAAGAGACGGAAATTTTGGATCCCAGGGAGGAATTAAAAAAGTATACAGAATCAATCTGAGCAATGCAACGGATGTAAACGGACCAGATATTACTGCTGTGGACGGTATGAAAGTGAATGGAAAAGCTTTGGAACAATGCTCATGGGATGAAATTACCAATGCCGGAATAAAAGCTGTGACCAAAACATTGGCTGTTGATCTTGTTGCAAAACTGGGGTATGAGCATGATAAGTTTGAGGGGATCGTTTATTTGGGAAATAATAAACTGGCTGTTTTCAATGATGATGATTTTGGAGTAGTGGATAATGGAAGCGGAAATCCGAAAGCGAAAATTTTACCCAAAACAGGTAAAGTAGATAAAGGAACGATGTATGTTGTCGATATTCAATAA
- a CDS encoding DUF6705 family protein, producing the protein MKNIFFIILTIFTANLNAQTVSLETIAQCQNNLETCPPYTSVKDINGHLNKYVGTWKGTHEGKNYEINIIKKENVPTEFSNTKWDMLIGRFKITNSNGTVLFNNFNKSDNDASLGYNFQKDLKLYLMTFSGGKLGCIDIGFVYIGIKPEAPNKMTINFRPDYDIVTQDCSNFQTTMPTNQVIHLTKQ; encoded by the coding sequence ATGAAAAATATTTTTTTTATTATACTAACAATATTTACTGCTAATCTAAATGCACAAACAGTATCATTAGAAACGATAGCACAATGTCAAAATAATCTTGAAACATGTCCACCCTATACATCCGTAAAAGATATTAACGGGCATTTAAATAAATATGTGGGAACTTGGAAAGGTACTCATGAAGGAAAAAATTATGAAATTAACATTATAAAAAAAGAAAATGTACCAACAGAATTTTCAAACACCAAATGGGATATGTTAATAGGAAGATTTAAAATAACTAATTCTAACGGAACTGTTTTATTCAATAATTTTAATAAATCTGATAATGATGCAAGTTTGGGTTATAATTTTCAAAAAGATTTAAAATTGTACTTAATGACTTTCTCTGGAGGAAAATTAGGCTGCATTGATATTGGATTTGTTTATATAGGCATTAAGCCTGAAGCCCCCAATAAAATGACAATTAATTTTCGCCCAGATTATGATATTGTAACACAGGACTGTAGCAATTTTCAAACTACTATGCCTACTAATCAAGTAATACATTTGACAAAGCAATAA
- the tpiA gene encoding triose-phosphate isomerase: MRRKIVAGNWKMNKNVIDAQQLMIQLLSYKNNNATNCEVWIAPPALYLMMAKDIFEKDEIGVFSQDMSEYESGAYTGEISADMLESIDAAGSLIGHSERRQYHGETDAQCNKKIKLALDKGLIPVYCNGETLEQRKAGQHFEVVKNQTEAALFTLSAEEIKKVVIAYEPVWAIGTGETASPEQAQEIHAHIRSIIAAKYGQEVADEISILYGGSVKPDNAKEIFSQPDIDGGLIGGAALKLEDFSKIIEAFN; encoded by the coding sequence ATGAGAAGAAAAATAGTTGCAGGAAACTGGAAAATGAACAAAAATGTAATTGATGCACAACAATTGATGATTCAGTTACTAAGCTATAAAAACAATAATGCTACGAACTGTGAGGTTTGGATTGCTCCACCAGCATTATATTTAATGATGGCAAAAGACATCTTTGAAAAGGATGAAATAGGAGTATTTTCTCAGGATATGAGCGAGTATGAAAGCGGAGCTTACACGGGAGAAATTTCTGCAGATATGCTGGAATCTATCGATGCTGCCGGATCATTAATCGGGCACTCTGAAAGAAGACAGTATCATGGAGAAACAGATGCTCAGTGTAACAAAAAAATCAAATTAGCGCTTGACAAAGGTCTTATTCCTGTTTACTGTAATGGAGAAACTCTTGAACAAAGAAAAGCAGGACAACACTTTGAAGTGGTAAAAAATCAGACTGAAGCAGCTCTTTTTACGCTTTCTGCTGAAGAGATCAAAAAAGTAGTGATTGCTTACGAGCCGGTTTGGGCTATCGGAACAGGAGAAACGGCAAGTCCGGAGCAGGCTCAGGAAATCCACGCTCATATCAGAAGTATCATTGCTGCAAAATATGGACAGGAAGTTGCTGACGAAATTTCTATCCTTTATGGAGGTTCTGTAAAGCCTGATAATGCTAAAGAGATTTTCTCTCAGCCGGATATTGACGGAGGTCTTATCGGAGGAGCAGCTTTGAAATTGGAAGATTTTTCTAAAATTATCGAAGCTTTTAATTAA
- a CDS encoding TerB family tellurite resistance protein, whose amino-acid sequence MQKSNKSIAGYHLSMILSSVDGEFAPEEGMLVQQYLADEFPFRMNLDNELETLALLQPEEWKDHFEFHARCFHEDSTEDERIKFVQFAKSLIKADNKVTEEEHTFYVLLKNLWGL is encoded by the coding sequence ATGCAAAAATCAAATAAATCAATCGCTGGTTATCACTTATCAATGATCCTTTCTTCTGTGGACGGAGAGTTTGCTCCTGAGGAAGGAATGCTTGTACAGCAGTACCTGGCAGATGAATTCCCGTTCAGAATGAATCTTGATAATGAGCTTGAGACCCTTGCTCTTTTACAGCCTGAAGAATGGAAAGATCATTTTGAATTCCATGCAAGATGTTTCCACGAAGATTCTACAGAAGATGAACGTATAAAGTTTGTTCAGTTTGCAAAGTCACTGATCAAAGCGGATAATAAAGTAACTGAAGAGGAACATACATTCTATGTTTTACTAAAGAACCTTTGGGGATTATAA